One segment of BD1-7 clade bacterium DNA contains the following:
- the fadH_3 gene encoding putative 2,4-dienoyl-CoA reductase → MAEYQSIFRPSLFTGQQIIITGGGSGIGRCTAHELASLGANLILIGRNEDKLKQVAKEIKTDNQSVGQNNDVHWYSADIRDEERVCALVTEIVTKHGRIHGLVNNAGGQYPSLLENTSRNGFRAVIETNLTGGFLFAREAFKQCMKTHGGAIVNITADCINGFPGLGHTGAARAGMENLTKTAAWEWGRYGVRVNALAPGIVASSGLSSYPKEFHQRILNMGEYVPLHRLCTEAEVSAGIVFLLSPGAAYINGTTLHIDGGGQFGSSHMYLPLPETDLDHAEIFDGFHRSNFDDIVNGDT, encoded by the coding sequence ATGGCTGAATATCAATCGATTTTTCGCCCTTCTCTCTTTACTGGCCAACAAATTATTATCACTGGCGGCGGTAGTGGTATCGGCCGCTGCACAGCGCACGAGCTCGCCAGTCTAGGGGCCAATTTGATACTGATTGGCCGCAACGAAGACAAGCTCAAACAAGTTGCCAAAGAGATCAAAACCGATAACCAAAGTGTCGGGCAAAATAACGATGTTCACTGGTACAGTGCAGATATTCGTGATGAAGAACGGGTCTGCGCGTTAGTCACAGAGATCGTTACAAAACATGGGCGTATTCATGGGCTTGTTAATAATGCCGGAGGGCAATACCCCTCCTTACTTGAAAACACCAGTAGAAATGGCTTTCGGGCGGTTATTGAAACCAATCTCACGGGCGGTTTTTTGTTCGCACGCGAAGCCTTCAAGCAATGCATGAAAACCCACGGCGGTGCCATTGTGAATATCACTGCCGACTGTATCAATGGTTTCCCTGGCCTTGGGCATACCGGTGCAGCACGTGCTGGCATGGAAAACCTCACCAAAACTGCCGCTTGGGAATGGGGACGATATGGCGTGCGGGTCAATGCGTTGGCACCCGGCATTGTTGCATCCAGCGGACTCAGTAGTTATCCGAAGGAGTTTCACCAACGGATTTTGAACATGGGCGAGTATGTGCCTTTACATCGCCTATGCACTGAAGCCGAGGTCAGCGCGGGCATCGTGTTTCTGCTGAGCCCCGGAGCGGCTTATATCAATGGAACGACGTTGCACATAGATGGCGGAGGCCAATTCGGGTCAAGCCACATGTATCTGCCATTGCCAGAAACAGACCTTGATCATGCTGAGATATTTGACGGTTTTCACCGTTCAAACTTTGACGATATTGTTAATGGAGACACCTAA